From Granulicella sp. WH15, the proteins below share one genomic window:
- a CDS encoding DDE-type integrase/transposase/recombinase gives MSALPVSLAPVSAPDLWLTKEQIVERTGITPRSIERYAKTRGTISQDLDQRGRNGRKVRQYLVSSLPQELQRKLTPPAPALVVAPAPSPLAIEPLFAQQDAEIRAVLTDPRDIALATQREKIIRPMLDFKANAVRYRQLRLSDGTAVTTLDRLAKYLCETHPDINLSSTTLYRWKDAYSKHGLVGLAPKRRVDKGRSRWATANRDLADLAAFIYIGDEQQPGQSVMVAYEQVCRLAIERGVEAPCYETVRAFLENPSEVSLSMKTLQMKGKRGYEAMFAPYLKRGYTEPANQIWVSDHMICDCLVQDDCFAGDMKHIRLRMTTLLDYRSRKVVGVSWCQEGSSHSIKRALLKAILRYGPPEAFYCDNGKDYKKIAKGAQRHELEAYYAEIQAEAEAQTPEVRVLEGSVMRRLGINVTFCLPFHPQSKHIEKYHRFFHERFDIAFPTYTAGKTHLRPDATNTNLVRHKKLIQMGDTTSSALPLASEYIRMAEAWIEQFYHQRGHEGEGMNGRSPDQCFREEFNPNQKPVPAFEELVPLLAEIKLCKVMNSAVEIGGVRMVSSFSDQRAAFIMHERSGQRIKVAYDPLDMSHAVALDLEGYPLCKLERQNLTRFSHDDETRAEIAGMSQQRGMVLKATRQSIDALGKRVRGSGYTSQVDQLRELAALPATGTDSIVQRPRKTASTEVSTPMYVSDAVDAFFGEN, from the coding sequence ATGAGCGCCCTTCCAGTCTCTCTCGCTCCTGTCTCAGCCCCTGACCTCTGGCTGACCAAAGAACAGATCGTTGAGCGTACCGGCATCACGCCGCGCTCGATCGAGCGGTATGCCAAGACTCGCGGCACGATCTCGCAGGATCTCGACCAGCGCGGACGCAACGGACGCAAAGTGCGGCAGTATCTGGTTTCGTCGCTTCCGCAGGAGCTGCAGCGCAAGCTGACGCCACCAGCTCCGGCCCTGGTTGTCGCCCCAGCTCCATCGCCGCTTGCAATCGAGCCGTTGTTCGCCCAGCAGGACGCCGAGATCCGAGCGGTACTGACCGATCCGCGTGACATTGCTCTGGCCACACAGCGCGAAAAGATCATCCGGCCCATGCTCGACTTCAAGGCCAATGCAGTTCGCTATCGTCAGCTACGGCTCTCGGATGGCACGGCGGTGACCACGCTCGATCGCCTGGCTAAATATCTCTGCGAGACCCACCCCGATATCAATCTGAGCAGCACCACTCTCTATCGCTGGAAAGACGCATACAGCAAGCACGGCCTAGTCGGTCTCGCTCCCAAGCGCCGCGTCGACAAAGGCCGGTCTCGCTGGGCGACTGCCAACCGCGATCTAGCGGACCTCGCGGCCTTCATCTACATCGGCGACGAGCAGCAGCCCGGCCAGTCGGTCATGGTCGCCTATGAGCAGGTCTGCCGTCTCGCGATAGAGCGCGGCGTCGAAGCACCCTGCTACGAGACAGTTCGGGCGTTCCTCGAGAACCCGTCTGAGGTCTCGCTCTCCATGAAGACCCTGCAGATGAAGGGCAAGCGTGGCTACGAGGCGATGTTCGCGCCCTACCTGAAGCGTGGCTACACCGAGCCTGCCAACCAGATATGGGTCTCGGATCACATGATCTGCGACTGCCTTGTGCAGGACGACTGCTTCGCGGGCGACATGAAGCACATCCGTCTGCGCATGACGACGCTGTTGGACTACCGTTCGCGCAAGGTCGTGGGGGTCTCCTGGTGCCAGGAGGGCAGTAGCCACTCCATCAAGCGGGCGCTCCTGAAGGCGATCCTCCGCTATGGCCCGCCAGAGGCGTTCTATTGCGACAACGGCAAGGACTACAAAAAGATCGCCAAGGGTGCCCAGCGGCACGAGCTGGAGGCGTACTACGCGGAGATCCAGGCTGAGGCCGAAGCACAGACCCCAGAGGTCCGGGTGCTGGAAGGCTCGGTGATGAGGCGGCTCGGCATCAACGTCACGTTCTGCCTGCCGTTCCATCCGCAATCGAAGCATATCGAAAAGTACCACCGCTTCTTTCATGAGCGCTTCGACATTGCCTTTCCCACCTATACGGCGGGCAAGACTCACCTCCGGCCCGATGCGACGAACACGAATCTTGTTCGGCACAAGAAGCTCATCCAGATGGGCGACACCACCAGCTCCGCGTTGCCGCTTGCGAGCGAGTACATCCGCATGGCCGAGGCATGGATTGAGCAGTTCTATCACCAGCGTGGGCACGAAGGCGAAGGCATGAATGGGCGCAGTCCCGACCAGTGCTTCCGCGAGGAGTTCAATCCCAACCAGAAGCCCGTTCCCGCATTCGAGGAACTCGTACCGCTGCTGGCTGAGATCAAGCTCTGCAAGGTGATGAACAGCGCGGTGGAGATCGGCGGCGTTCGCATGGTGTCTTCCTTCTCTGACCAGCGTGCGGCCTTCATCATGCATGAGCGGAGTGGCCAAAGGATCAAGGTCGCCTATGACCCGCTCGATATGAGCCACGCCGTGGCGCTTGACCTCGAAGGCTATCCGCTCTGCAAGCTTGAGCGCCAGAACCTCACGCGCTTCTCGCACGACGATGAGACCCGCGCCGAGATCGCCGGTATGTCCCAGCAGCGCGGCATGGTTCTCAAGGCCACCCGGCAGTCTATCGACGCACTGGGCAAGCGCGTGCGGGGCAGCGGCTACACGTCTCAGGTCGACCAGCTCCGCGAACTGGCGGCGCTCCCGGCCACCGGTACTGACTCCATCGTGCAGCGACCGCGTAAGACGGCCAGCACCGAGGTCAGTACGCCCATGTATGTAAGCGATGCAGTTGATGCCTTTTTCGGAGAGAACTAG
- a CDS encoding XRE family transcriptional regulator yields the protein MTVKEKIGYQFKELGAQLKKLRLEVLQTDQKGLARLLGVSQTIISQWENGRYKPSAMALMAIGRMKGADKTYWFREAGQEYADIEEVVDSYKKDHPDWEQGDSGTRGIPLLRDPAAAGTGRAIDQNQIERTLWIPTDWLPSGGKLYAIKIMGDSMSPVLETGYVVIVDVSRKDPKELVGKMVLARDGSGMTVKWLKQDGGIYMLMPQQPSKHYPVRIFQKGSDLAIVGAVVNWTGWPP from the coding sequence ATGACTGTCAAGGAAAAAATTGGCTACCAATTCAAAGAACTCGGTGCGCAACTGAAAAAGTTGCGTCTGGAGGTGTTGCAGACCGATCAGAAAGGACTCGCACGTCTTTTGGGGGTCTCGCAAACGATCATTTCGCAGTGGGAGAACGGCAGGTATAAACCCTCTGCAATGGCACTGATGGCAATTGGAAGAATGAAGGGGGCTGATAAGACTTACTGGTTCCGAGAGGCCGGGCAGGAATACGCAGATATTGAAGAGGTCGTTGACTCGTACAAGAAAGATCATCCAGATTGGGAACAAGGGGACTCTGGAACTCGAGGCATCCCACTATTGCGAGATCCAGCGGCAGCTGGCACGGGTCGGGCGATCGATCAGAACCAAATAGAAAGAACTCTCTGGATTCCCACAGATTGGCTTCCAAGCGGCGGGAAGCTATATGCGATCAAGATTATGGGCGATTCGATGAGTCCTGTTCTTGAGACCGGCTATGTAGTTATCGTGGATGTAAGTCGCAAAGACCCCAAGGAGCTTGTCGGCAAAATGGTTCTTGCACGCGATGGCTCAGGCATGACGGTCAAATGGCTAAAACAAGATGGCGGGATATACATGTTAATGCCTCAACAGCCCTCAAAGCATTATCCAGTGCGAATATTCCAAAAGGGCTCTGATCTTGCCATAGTCGGCGCTGTCGTAAATTGGACGGGTTGGCCCCCGTAG
- a CDS encoding DNA adenine methylase: MKIPQSPFAWPGGKRALKNTLLGLIPEHRIYVEVFAGSAKLLFAKPASEREIMNDLNGEVVNFFRVAKHRPAALAEMFDHEIVHAGRFRELLASPEQPDELQRALRFVYLAWYSYGSKGEHFAGSSAKGCQGNKLRRSLDRVRDLLDQTAARLRNVLIEQRDFAEILTRYDSAESFLYLDPPYVHFQPNGRYDALSEERRMELFELLAGLKGKFLMSFDDCSEVRQLARKHGLKTMKVAVGYSLGSSQEARSRKAAELLLANYTLPK; the protein is encoded by the coding sequence ATGAAGATTCCTCAATCCCCATTCGCGTGGCCTGGTGGTAAGCGTGCGCTCAAGAACACGCTGCTCGGGCTGATCCCTGAACATCGCATCTATGTCGAGGTCTTCGCCGGATCGGCCAAGCTGCTCTTCGCCAAACCCGCGTCAGAGCGCGAGATTATGAACGATCTGAACGGGGAGGTGGTGAACTTCTTCCGTGTGGCTAAGCACCGGCCCGCTGCCCTGGCGGAGATGTTCGATCACGAGATCGTCCATGCGGGCCGCTTCCGCGAGCTGCTCGCCTCACCCGAGCAGCCTGACGAGCTGCAGCGGGCGCTCCGCTTCGTTTATCTCGCCTGGTACTCCTACGGCTCCAAGGGAGAACACTTCGCAGGCTCGAGCGCCAAGGGATGCCAGGGCAACAAGCTGCGCCGCTCGCTCGACCGCGTGCGGGATCTGCTCGACCAGACGGCTGCCCGGCTGCGCAACGTGCTGATCGAGCAGCGAGACTTCGCGGAGATCCTCACGCGCTACGACTCGGCTGAGAGCTTCCTCTATCTCGATCCGCCCTATGTTCACTTCCAGCCGAACGGACGCTATGACGCTCTGAGCGAAGAGCGCCGCATGGAACTCTTCGAGCTGCTCGCGGGTCTGAAGGGCAAGTTCCTCATGAGCTTCGATGATTGCTCTGAGGTGCGGCAGCTCGCCCGCAAGCATGGCCTCAAGACGATGAAGGTCGCGGTGGGTTACTCGCTGGGTAGCAGCCAGGAGGCACGGTCCCGCAAAGCGGCAGAGCTGCTCCTGGCAAACTACACGCTTCCCAAGTAG
- a CDS encoding glucosaminidase domain-containing protein: protein MATPEQMARLRAAVPAAQATQARWHVPASVTLAQWIIESSWGASELAVKANNYFGIKQSHIGAPNTYVEFLTAEYVKGKRVLVHALFARYQSEADSFEAHGALLATAARYRAAMGYAEFPFNFALALQHAGYSTSASYASSLVALMRDYNLTQYDTLPQPPAAETEVA from the coding sequence ATGGCGACACCGGAACAGATGGCGAGACTTCGTGCGGCGGTGCCAGCAGCTCAAGCTACGCAGGCAAGGTGGCATGTTCCCGCGTCTGTCACCCTGGCCCAGTGGATCATCGAGAGTTCCTGGGGAGCTTCCGAACTAGCAGTCAAGGCGAACAATTATTTCGGCATCAAGCAGTCGCATATTGGTGCTCCGAACACTTACGTTGAATTCCTCACCGCAGAGTATGTGAAGGGTAAGCGTGTCCTTGTCCACGCTCTCTTCGCTCGCTATCAAAGCGAAGCCGATAGCTTCGAAGCTCATGGAGCCTTGCTCGCTACCGCTGCAAGATATCGTGCGGCGATGGGCTATGCGGAGTTTCCCTTCAATTTCGCACTCGCACTTCAGCATGCGGGTTATTCAACCTCTGCGAGCTATGCCTCTAGCCTGGTCGCGCTCATGCGCGATTACAACCTCACGCAATACGACACACTCCCGCAGCCCCCGGCTGCAGAAACGGAAGTTGCGTAA